The Phycisphaerae bacterium genome includes a region encoding these proteins:
- a CDS encoding phage terminase small subunit P27 family: MGRRGPAPTPTPLLKLRGSKRVTRKREEQEVRGPDGVPDRPDWLDEDAGMAWDHLVPLLEVMGVLTRVDGNALGRYCRLWSRWRKAEQFIDQRGEMYPIKTDDGAVKCFQQWPQVAIANKLATQLTRLEAEFGMTPSARARIQLAPQKQEAASGKARFFQAG; this comes from the coding sequence ATGGGACGACGCGGACCAGCCCCAACGCCGACGCCGCTGCTGAAGCTTCGCGGCAGCAAACGTGTCACGCGCAAGCGCGAGGAGCAGGAGGTCCGTGGCCCCGATGGCGTTCCCGACCGCCCCGACTGGCTCGACGAAGACGCTGGCATGGCCTGGGATCATCTTGTTCCGCTGCTCGAGGTCATGGGCGTGCTGACCCGCGTGGACGGCAACGCCCTCGGCCGCTACTGCCGCCTGTGGAGTCGCTGGCGCAAGGCCGAGCAGTTCATCGACCAGCGCGGGGAGATGTACCCCATCAAGACTGACGACGGCGCCGTGAAGTGCTTCCAGCAGTGGCCACAGGTCGCCATCGCCAACAAGCTGGCCACACAGCTCACGCGGCTCGAAGCCGAGTTCGGCATGACACCCAGCGCCAGAGCCCGTATCCAACTCGCCCCGCAGAAGCAGGAGGCCGCCAGTGGCAAAGCGCGGTTCTTCCAGGCGGGGTAA
- a CDS encoding HNH endonuclease, whose translation MPYAPKRHRSMPVIKRVGQRPSPSQRGYDRHWQRVRRWYLMKHPLCEDPFNDHDGRVVAGEVVDHIVPLARGGTHNESNLQTLCASCHSKKTVKYDGGFGNSPNDR comes from the coding sequence ATGCCCTACGCGCCCAAGCGACATCGATCGATGCCTGTCATCAAGCGTGTCGGCCAACGACCGTCGCCATCGCAACGTGGGTACGACCGCCACTGGCAGCGCGTACGACGCTGGTACCTGATGAAGCATCCGCTGTGCGAGGACCCGTTCAACGATCACGACGGGCGCGTCGTCGCCGGCGAAGTCGTCGATCACATCGTGCCGCTGGCGCGTGGCGGAACGCACAATGAATCGAACTTGCAGACGCTCTGCGCAAGTTGTCATTCGAAGAAGACGGTGAAGTATGACGGTGGCTTCGGGAACTCACCTAACGACCGGTAG
- a CDS encoding winged helix-turn-helix domain-containing protein codes for MMETTKRTGSKKSKRAAKAKKAATKSTAKNASAKGTKAEKVAKPKRTSALDAAATVLKSAGRPMRAQELIALMAENGLWSSPAGRTPSSTLYAAMIREISAKGKDARFRKVDRGQFEFNAGGK; via the coding sequence ATGATGGAAACGACAAAGAGGACCGGATCGAAGAAGTCGAAGCGCGCCGCCAAGGCGAAGAAAGCCGCGACCAAGTCCACGGCGAAGAATGCCAGCGCGAAGGGCACCAAAGCCGAGAAGGTCGCCAAGCCCAAGCGTACCAGCGCGTTGGACGCCGCCGCGACGGTTCTCAAGAGCGCCGGCAGGCCGATGCGAGCGCAGGAACTCATCGCCTTGATGGCCGAGAACGGCCTGTGGTCCAGCCCGGCAGGGCGAACGCCTTCGAGCACCTTGTACGCCGCAATGATTCGCGAGATCAGCGCCAAGGGTAAGGACGCCCGCTTCCGCAAGGTCGATCGCGGGCAGTTCGAATTCAACGCGGGGGGCAAGTGA
- a CDS encoding DNA modification methylase, which yields MKIQMRPVADIRPYPDNPRTNDEAVAAVARSIQEFGFRQPVVVDGDGVIVVGHTRWKAAKQLGLEKIPVHVATELTPAQCRAYRLADNRLNELAQWNLDMLPAELAALQTMDIDLSLLGFTDDELSRFLDPGVKEGECGPDEIPAPPDEATTKRGDLWLLGDHRLLCGDSGSVHDVDQLLDDQVIHLCNCDPPYNVKVEPRSNNAICAGLSSFPAAESSANGKRRGLTHHQGFDLARGHSKAKKTTAKLRAKDRPLENDFVSDDQFAQLLRAWFGQIGRVLLPGRVAYVWGGYANCANYPAALKEAGLYFSQAIIWDKEHPVLTRKDFMGAHEWCFYCWREGAAHSFFGPNNVTDLWHVKKVNPQSMIHLTEKPVELAVRAIQYSSRVGEHVLDLFGGSGSTLIAAEQTGRRAYLMELDPLYADVIVARWEKFTGRRAECVSSCQSASSAAKDVPDAVAVPNEPAGPSR from the coding sequence ATGAAGATCCAAATGCGCCCGGTGGCCGACATCCGGCCGTATCCGGACAACCCGAGAACCAACGACGAGGCCGTGGCGGCGGTGGCAAGGTCCATCCAGGAGTTCGGCTTCCGTCAGCCGGTGGTCGTGGACGGCGACGGCGTGATCGTCGTCGGTCACACGAGGTGGAAAGCCGCCAAGCAGTTGGGGCTGGAGAAGATTCCCGTCCACGTCGCCACCGAGCTAACGCCGGCCCAGTGCCGCGCCTACCGGTTGGCGGACAATCGACTCAACGAATTGGCCCAGTGGAATCTGGACATGCTCCCGGCAGAACTGGCCGCGCTCCAGACGATGGACATCGACCTGTCGCTGTTGGGATTCACGGACGACGAGCTGTCGCGGTTCCTCGACCCCGGCGTCAAGGAAGGCGAATGCGGTCCGGATGAGATTCCCGCGCCGCCGGACGAGGCGACCACGAAACGCGGCGATCTGTGGCTGCTGGGGGATCATCGATTGTTGTGCGGCGACAGCGGAAGCGTCCACGATGTGGACCAATTGCTGGACGACCAAGTGATCCATCTTTGTAACTGCGACCCGCCATACAACGTCAAGGTCGAACCGCGTTCGAATAACGCCATCTGCGCGGGATTGTCGTCGTTCCCGGCGGCGGAAAGCAGCGCCAACGGCAAGAGGCGGGGTCTCACCCATCATCAGGGTTTCGACCTGGCTCGTGGTCATTCCAAGGCAAAGAAGACAACAGCGAAGCTGCGCGCGAAGGACAGGCCGTTGGAGAACGACTTCGTGAGTGACGATCAGTTCGCGCAGTTGCTGCGGGCTTGGTTCGGACAGATCGGCCGCGTGCTACTCCCCGGCCGCGTGGCGTATGTCTGGGGTGGTTATGCCAATTGTGCCAACTATCCCGCCGCATTGAAGGAGGCGGGTCTGTATTTCAGCCAAGCCATTATCTGGGACAAGGAACATCCCGTCTTGACCAGAAAAGACTTCATGGGTGCACACGAATGGTGTTTCTATTGCTGGCGTGAAGGCGCAGCCCATTCCTTCTTCGGCCCGAACAATGTGACTGACCTTTGGCATGTGAAGAAGGTGAACCCCCAATCGATGATTCACCTCACTGAGAAGCCCGTCGAGCTGGCCGTGCGGGCGATTCAATACTCATCGCGCGTCGGCGAACATGTACTCGACTTGTTCGGAGGGAGCGGTTCGACGCTGATCGCGGCCGAGCAGACGGGAAGGCGAGCGTATTTGATGGAGTTGGACCCGTTGTACGCGGATGTCATCGTCGCTAGGTGGGAGAAGTTTACGGGACGGAGAGCGGAATGCGTATCCTCTTGTCAGTCGGCCTCGTCTGCCGCGAAGGATGTCCCGGATGCTGTCGCTGTCCCTAACGAGCCAGCAGGACCATCACGATAA
- a CDS encoding AAA family ATPase, with amino-acid sequence MTDPVAGFLDLLDGVRAAGPNQWTAKCPAHADRNPSLSVGRGDDGRLLATCHANCEFNDILNSVGLKPSDAFPERSPLPTVKASRAPSNNGRAFPTESAAKAHLARSLGGRLSGAWVYQNADGDEVFRVLRFDDCRRSRPKQYRPLRPSPTGWRLGDPPGLLPLYGLPELLDAKIIWLCEGEKCVELFRELGLIATTNAHGAKAVSKTDWSPLAGKTIIICPDHDAAGETHTKDVLEALKRLSPAPMIRVVRLPVVNDGDDIEQFVAMRRENGATDDDIRHELEELVEMAPVVEEEPDLVIVRLADVTPRAQPFLWDGRIPSESCTLLGGRQCASKNLFAYDIIARITTGSPWPDDRTGPRRAPRSAILLEAEEHLESSIVPRLAAAGADLTRIRCVQGAPTDNPDRTRFISIQRDVEKIHRLARRIGDVGLIVVSPVTSYLGSVEQNSNEQVRNEIIQPLKALAETVGCAVLIIKHPNKDWRNTDPLERIAGSTAWTEAMRCVVFIGTDPNEPAEEKNPRRVAMWIKFSIGPTPDPLSWKIRVADTGAPYIHYDFAPVTFTPGEMLIGQRKGEGRKSKRECAAEFIANALDLGPMTAADLNVKALSEVETDRQFSMDAFERARTDLRKAGRLCFERRPETDPAEWWYWLADRSPPEWFVMGEGNGQVPHASRARA; translated from the coding sequence ATGACGGATCCGGTGGCCGGGTTTCTCGACTTGCTCGACGGCGTCCGCGCAGCGGGACCGAACCAGTGGACGGCAAAATGCCCCGCCCACGCGGACCGCAACCCCAGCCTTTCCGTTGGCCGGGGCGACGACGGCAGATTGCTCGCGACCTGCCACGCCAACTGTGAATTCAATGACATCCTCAATTCCGTGGGCTTGAAGCCTTCGGACGCTTTTCCGGAACGTTCGCCTTTGCCGACAGTGAAGGCCAGCCGGGCACCGTCGAACAATGGTCGCGCCTTCCCGACGGAATCGGCAGCGAAGGCCCACCTGGCGCGATCACTCGGGGGACGGCTCAGCGGCGCCTGGGTATACCAGAATGCGGACGGGGATGAGGTCTTCCGCGTCCTGCGCTTCGACGACTGTCGGCGCAGCAGGCCCAAACAGTATCGCCCCCTGCGCCCCTCCCCCACCGGCTGGCGTCTCGGCGACCCGCCCGGATTGCTGCCGCTCTACGGCCTGCCCGAATTGCTCGATGCGAAGATCATCTGGCTTTGCGAGGGTGAGAAATGCGTCGAACTCTTCCGTGAACTTGGCCTGATCGCCACAACCAACGCCCACGGCGCCAAGGCCGTTTCGAAGACTGACTGGTCTCCCCTGGCCGGGAAGACCATCATCATCTGCCCCGATCACGACGCCGCCGGCGAGACGCACACGAAGGATGTACTTGAGGCACTCAAACGGCTGAGCCCTGCTCCAATGATCAGGGTGGTCCGCCTTCCGGTCGTAAACGACGGCGACGACATTGAACAGTTCGTTGCGATGCGCCGTGAGAATGGGGCCACCGACGACGACATCCGCCACGAGCTCGAAGAATTGGTGGAAATGGCCCCTGTCGTCGAGGAGGAGCCCGACCTCGTTATCGTGCGGCTCGCGGACGTCACCCCTCGCGCACAGCCATTCCTGTGGGATGGGCGAATTCCCTCGGAATCCTGCACGCTCCTTGGCGGCAGACAGTGCGCGTCTAAGAACCTGTTCGCCTACGACATCATCGCCAGAATCACCACGGGCTCGCCCTGGCCGGACGATCGAACCGGACCGCGGCGCGCCCCCCGTAGCGCGATTCTGCTCGAAGCCGAAGAACACCTCGAATCTTCCATCGTTCCCCGACTCGCGGCCGCCGGCGCCGATTTGACCCGAATCCGCTGCGTGCAGGGCGCCCCTACCGACAATCCCGACCGGACCCGGTTCATCAGCATCCAGCGGGACGTTGAGAAGATTCATCGGCTCGCCCGGCGTATCGGCGACGTTGGCTTGATTGTCGTCTCGCCGGTAACCAGCTACCTGGGCAGCGTTGAGCAAAACAGCAACGAACAGGTCCGTAACGAGATCATCCAGCCCCTGAAGGCCCTGGCCGAAACCGTCGGTTGCGCTGTTCTGATTATCAAACACCCCAACAAAGACTGGCGGAATACCGACCCCTTGGAGCGCATCGCCGGTTCCACGGCGTGGACGGAAGCCATGCGTTGCGTGGTATTCATCGGCACCGACCCGAACGAGCCCGCGGAGGAGAAGAACCCCCGGCGCGTCGCCATGTGGATCAAGTTCTCCATCGGTCCGACGCCGGACCCGCTGTCGTGGAAGATTCGGGTCGCCGACACCGGGGCGCCGTACATCCACTACGACTTCGCACCCGTCACATTCACTCCGGGTGAGATGCTCATTGGTCAGCGCAAGGGCGAGGGTCGCAAGTCCAAGCGGGAGTGCGCGGCGGAGTTCATTGCGAATGCTCTGGACTTGGGACCCATGACCGCGGCCGACCTCAATGTCAAAGCACTCTCGGAGGTCGAAACCGATCGGCAGTTCAGCATGGACGCCTTCGAGCGGGCCCGGACGGACCTGCGCAAGGCGGGTCGACTTTGCTTCGAGCGCCGGCCGGAAACCGATCCCGCTGAGTGGTGGTATTGGTTGGCCGACCGTTCTCCGCCGGAGTGGTTTGTCATGGGTGAAGGCAACGGGCAAGTTCCGCATGCGTCTCGTGCGCGCGCGTAG
- a CDS encoding sigma-70 family RNA polymerase sigma factor, whose translation MDTGCLQALSDYEANLIRVKAHQLVGKYGFTGSDSADLEQDLALHLIQRMTGFDPNRGSRNTYADRIVSSRIASILRQRFAQCRDFRRSVSLDGHSTDECSDCEDVVDPHHETGCSQADLAIDVEDAVRRLEADLQSLCVLLMQEPVSEAARRLGLTRGQVRGRLQTLRNVFASAGLDAYLTDGPANSKSNGVSKE comes from the coding sequence TTGGACACGGGATGTCTGCAAGCACTCAGTGATTACGAAGCCAACTTGATTCGCGTGAAGGCCCATCAACTTGTCGGCAAATACGGTTTCACCGGCTCCGATAGTGCCGACCTCGAGCAGGACCTCGCGCTGCATTTGATTCAGCGGATGACAGGTTTTGATCCGAATCGAGGCAGTCGCAACACGTATGCCGACCGAATTGTCAGCAGCAGGATCGCGTCGATTCTGCGGCAGAGGTTCGCCCAATGCCGCGATTTCAGAAGGAGCGTGTCGTTGGATGGGCATTCGACTGACGAATGCTCCGATTGCGAAGACGTTGTCGATCCGCATCACGAAACGGGCTGTTCACAGGCCGATCTGGCAATAGACGTGGAAGACGCCGTCCGTCGCTTGGAAGCCGATCTGCAATCTCTCTGCGTTCTCCTGATGCAGGAGCCGGTCTCCGAAGCGGCACGCCGGCTGGGCCTGACCCGTGGGCAGGTGCGGGGCCGCCTTCAAACATTGCGCAACGTATTCGCGTCGGCAGGACTCGATGCTTACCTCACGGACGGACCGGCCAACTCCAAGAGCAACGGCGTAAGTAAAGAATAG
- a CDS encoding recombinase family protein: MGRKKTETKSATAQVRCAIYTRKSTEEGLQQDFNSLDAQRESAEAYIASQRAEGWVCLPDRYDDGGFTGGNMERPALQRLLADIEVGKIDCVVVYKVDRLSRSLLDFARIMETFDRHGASFVSVTQAFNTTHSMGRLTLNILLSFAQFEREIISERTRDKIAAARRKGKWMGGKPLLGYDLLITPGGCKLIVNEDEAARVRAIFEQYLGHERIAPVLQELDRREWRTKAWTTRKGRALGGHPFDKVTLHRLLTNPVYVGKVRHRQDLYDGEHDAIVDEVLWQRVQAVLQRNGRTGGGIVKNKHGALLKGLLRCVPCDCAMIHSTSSKGPKRYRYYVCTKAQKRGWYTCPSKSVPAGELERFVVDQIRGIGRDPSVLAETVRQVRTQSQKAIAELEREKSALERDIARKSKALKQELASRVGASQSNAVGQRDELRRLETRLSEVRGRQAALRDELVDETEAIQALTAFDPIWNSLTSHEQARIVRLLVERVDYDGRSNTVSVTFRPTGIKALAEEAENAA; the protein is encoded by the coding sequence GTGGGTAGAAAGAAGACCGAAACCAAGAGCGCGACGGCGCAGGTCCGCTGCGCGATCTACACGCGCAAGTCCACCGAGGAGGGCCTGCAACAGGATTTCAACTCGCTGGACGCCCAGCGCGAGAGCGCCGAGGCGTACATCGCCAGCCAGAGGGCCGAAGGGTGGGTCTGCCTGCCCGACCGCTACGACGATGGCGGCTTCACCGGCGGCAACATGGAACGCCCGGCGCTCCAGCGGCTCTTGGCCGACATCGAGGTCGGCAAGATCGACTGCGTGGTGGTCTACAAGGTGGACCGGCTCAGCCGCTCATTGCTCGACTTCGCCCGAATCATGGAGACGTTCGACCGACACGGCGCTTCGTTTGTTTCCGTCACGCAGGCCTTTAACACCACGCATTCAATGGGCCGGCTGACCCTGAACATCCTGCTTTCGTTCGCCCAGTTCGAGCGCGAGATCATCAGTGAACGGACGCGCGACAAGATCGCGGCCGCTCGTCGCAAGGGCAAGTGGATGGGCGGCAAGCCGCTGCTGGGCTACGACCTGCTGATCACGCCGGGCGGATGCAAACTCATCGTCAACGAGGACGAGGCCGCCCGCGTCCGTGCGATATTCGAACAGTACCTGGGCCACGAGCGGATCGCGCCCGTGCTCCAGGAACTCGACCGCCGCGAGTGGCGCACCAAGGCGTGGACGACGCGCAAGGGCAGGGCGCTGGGTGGTCACCCCTTCGACAAGGTGACGCTTCACCGCCTCCTGACGAATCCGGTGTACGTCGGGAAGGTCCGGCATCGTCAGGACCTGTACGACGGCGAGCACGACGCCATCGTCGACGAGGTGCTCTGGCAGCGCGTCCAGGCCGTGCTCCAACGCAACGGGCGCACCGGCGGAGGGATCGTGAAGAACAAGCACGGCGCGCTACTGAAGGGGCTGCTGCGCTGCGTTCCGTGCGACTGCGCGATGATCCACTCGACCTCGTCCAAGGGACCGAAGCGTTACCGGTATTACGTCTGCACGAAGGCCCAGAAGCGTGGGTGGTACACGTGCCCGTCGAAGTCCGTGCCCGCCGGCGAGCTGGAACGGTTCGTCGTCGATCAGATTCGTGGCATCGGTCGCGACCCCAGCGTTCTGGCGGAGACCGTCCGGCAGGTGCGAACGCAGAGCCAGAAGGCGATCGCCGAACTCGAACGCGAGAAGAGCGCGTTGGAGCGCGACATCGCCCGAAAGAGCAAGGCGTTGAAGCAGGAACTCGCCTCGCGCGTGGGCGCGAGCCAATCGAACGCAGTTGGCCAGCGTGATGAACTTCGCCGGTTGGAAACCCGGCTTTCGGAAGTGCGGGGACGGCAAGCCGCGCTGCGCGACGAACTCGTGGACGAAACCGAGGCCATCCAAGCGCTTACCGCATTCGATCCAATCTGGAATTCGCTGACGTCGCACGAACAAGCGCGGATCGTTCGATTGCTCGTCGAGCGGGTCGATTATGACGGTCGCAGTAACACGGTTTCGGTCACGTTTCGGCCGACGGGCATCAAGGCGCTGGCCGAGGAAGCGGAGAACGCGGCATGA
- a CDS encoding DUF2924 domain-containing protein → MAMNIGKEIAELRQMGVRELRQKYETVFGEPTRAGNKDFLFKRIAWRIQSLAEGDLSERARRRAELLARDTDLRTTAPRTPLTAVGANDAKPAASLGDERVPPPGTVLTRVYRGQAYHVVVHQDGFEYDGQIFRSLSAIAKLITGSHWNGLLFFKLAKSKADRDSKPAKPKRRREGARG, encoded by the coding sequence ATGGCCATGAACATCGGAAAGGAGATCGCGGAGCTCAGGCAGATGGGCGTCCGTGAACTCCGCCAAAAATACGAAACGGTCTTCGGCGAGCCCACGCGGGCCGGGAACAAGGACTTCCTCTTCAAGCGGATCGCATGGCGGATTCAGTCGCTGGCCGAGGGCGACCTGTCGGAGCGGGCGCGGCGGCGGGCGGAGTTGCTGGCCCGTGACACCGACCTGCGAACCACCGCCCCACGAACGCCGCTGACGGCCGTGGGTGCGAACGACGCGAAGCCGGCGGCGTCGCTCGGTGACGAACGCGTCCCGCCGCCGGGGACCGTGCTGACCCGCGTCTATCGCGGCCAGGCGTACCACGTCGTGGTTCACCAGGACGGTTTCGAGTACGACGGCCAGATCTTCCGCTCGCTCAGCGCGATCGCCAAGCTGATCACCGGCTCCCACTGGAACGGGCTGTTGTTCTTCAAGCTCGCCAAATCGAAGGCGGACCGGGATTCGAAGCCGGCGAAACCGAAGCGGCGCAGGGAGGGCGCACGTGGGTAG
- a CDS encoding alpha/beta fold hydrolase codes for MSIDSQRSTGELPSPGGHTIPYILERSRRQPRTGGFLLLHGLGVDKDEYLGFYRTMSPKLTEAGFDVLRFDFPAHGDSKANATHFTLGNCALDAIVAAEFLLEEIGNSGLHVFGTSFGAGPAIMAASFFQSALRNVTLLAPAISYRELYIEPTHPLRTARYKDFYRDAVLDGATVPVSDRAALNWRNAIEFAMCDLVHQLAAIASHTAILHGEADSMVPHELSRDLAARYASIDLTIVPGMDHGFMDHNDDTGESERSQQNLRAILRKTLR; via the coding sequence ATGAGCATCGACTCGCAACGTAGCACGGGCGAGCTGCCCTCACCGGGTGGCCACACAATTCCCTATATTCTTGAGCGGTCGCGTCGACAACCGCGGACAGGTGGTTTTCTGTTGCTCCACGGCCTTGGCGTAGATAAAGATGAGTATCTTGGCTTCTATCGCACGATGTCACCCAAGCTTACGGAAGCAGGATTCGACGTGCTCCGATTTGATTTCCCAGCGCACGGCGACAGTAAGGCGAACGCGACTCACTTCACATTAGGGAACTGCGCTTTAGATGCGATTGTAGCGGCTGAGTTCCTCCTCGAGGAGATTGGCAACTCTGGACTGCACGTGTTCGGGACGAGTTTTGGAGCGGGCCCCGCCATCATGGCGGCCAGCTTTTTTCAAAGCGCGCTGCGGAACGTCACTCTGCTGGCCCCGGCGATCAGTTACCGTGAACTGTACATAGAACCCACTCATCCGCTGCGCACTGCAAGGTACAAAGATTTCTATCGGGACGCCGTTCTTGATGGGGCGACTGTCCCAGTGTCCGATCGCGCAGCGCTGAATTGGCGCAATGCAATCGAGTTCGCCATGTGCGACCTCGTTCACCAACTGGCCGCCATCGCGAGTCACACGGCCATCCTTCATGGTGAGGCCGATTCGATGGTGCCCCACGAGCTGTCCCGCGACCTAGCGGCACGATATGCTAGCATTGATCTCACAATTGTGCCGGGAATGGACCACGGGTTCATGGACCATAATGATGACACGGGAGAGAGCGAGCGCAGCCAGCAGAATCTGCGCGCGATTCTTCGGAAGACACTACGATGA
- the nrdR gene encoding transcriptional repressor NrdR: MLCPSCKDTQNKVIDSRLTEAGVAIRRRRECLVCGRRFTTKERVEQELRLMVVKSNGQRLPYRREEILQSLQYACFKLDVPEEQLDAIADRVEEDLFSYHDREVDAEQIGRYVGQHLRRVNQVAYVRFASVHRNFRTVEEFIDEIRDVQEQVKQDDPSQQPLFTV; encoded by the coding sequence ATGCTCTGCCCCTCGTGCAAGGATACCCAGAATAAGGTCATCGACTCCCGCCTTACCGAAGCGGGCGTGGCCATCCGCCGTCGCCGGGAGTGTCTCGTATGCGGCCGGCGATTCACCACGAAGGAGCGCGTCGAGCAGGAGCTGCGCCTGATGGTGGTCAAGAGCAACGGACAGCGCTTACCCTATCGTCGCGAGGAGATCCTCCAGAGCCTGCAATATGCCTGCTTCAAGCTCGATGTCCCCGAGGAGCAGTTGGACGCCATCGCGGATCGGGTAGAGGAGGACCTGTTCAGCTACCACGACCGTGAGGTCGATGCCGAACAGATCGGGCGTTATGTTGGCCAGCACCTCCGCCGCGTGAACCAGGTGGCCTACGTCCGCTTCGCCAGCGTCCATCGCAATTTCCGCACGGTGGAGGAATTCATCGATGAAATCCGCGACGTGCAGGAGCAGGTCAAGCAGGACGACCCCAGCCAGCAGCCGCTATTTACCGTGTAG
- a CDS encoding glycosyltransferase, which translates to MSAAPFDILYVITDLELGGVPLHLHRLCRAMTKRGFCVAVCSLASPGPVGKMLEEDGIAVHTCSAAGGWDFRVFGRLTRLLRELRPDIVHSFLFHANFAARRAARRAGIPPDRVLCEIQTVEIERRWHLRVDRFSHSACRYFIGNSPSVIDHLAAQARIPRDRLRLVRGGVDPDRFAGVVPLDRAALKIPADAPILLWVGRLDPVKGLFDLLDAFALIAPSHPAQLLLVGDGSLRARLEQHARSLRLADRVHFLGSRTDIPELLATADVFVFPSRTEGLPNALLEAMATGCAVVTTDVPGCRDLVTDQDTGFVVPRGDVAGLAETIARLLRDAALAKRLGQAAQAHVREHWTIETTWNAYEALYREVISSSDVGHSD; encoded by the coding sequence TTGTCCGCCGCTCCCTTCGACATCCTCTACGTCATCACCGACCTCGAACTCGGCGGCGTGCCGCTGCATCTCCACCGGCTCTGCCGGGCGATGACCAAACGGGGATTTTGCGTAGCGGTCTGTTCGCTCGCTTCACCCGGACCGGTCGGCAAGATGCTGGAGGAAGACGGGATCGCGGTGCACACATGTTCGGCCGCCGGCGGATGGGACTTCCGCGTCTTTGGACGACTGACCCGCCTTCTGCGCGAGCTTCGCCCAGACATCGTCCATTCGTTTCTGTTCCATGCCAACTTCGCCGCGCGACGTGCCGCCCGCCGCGCCGGGATTCCTCCCGATCGCGTGCTCTGCGAAATCCAGACGGTGGAGATCGAGCGCCGCTGGCACCTGCGGGTCGATCGCTTCAGTCACTCGGCCTGTCGATATTTCATCGGGAACTCCCCCTCGGTCATCGACCACCTGGCGGCGCAGGCCCGAATCCCGCGCGATCGCCTGCGCCTTGTTCGCGGTGGAGTCGATCCAGATCGGTTCGCCGGTGTGGTGCCGCTGGATCGTGCCGCGCTCAAGATCCCGGCCGATGCACCGATCCTGCTCTGGGTAGGCCGCCTCGATCCCGTAAAGGGCTTGTTCGATCTGCTTGATGCCTTCGCCCTGATCGCGCCTTCGCACCCTGCGCAATTATTGCTCGTCGGCGATGGCTCGTTACGCGCTCGCCTGGAACAACACGCTCGTTCGCTGCGCCTTGCTGATCGCGTGCACTTCCTTGGTTCTCGAACGGATATTCCTGAGCTGCTCGCCACGGCCGATGTCTTCGTGTTCCCTTCGCGGACCGAGGGCCTGCCCAATGCGCTGCTCGAGGCGATGGCGACAGGTTGCGCCGTTGTGACAACGGACGTTCCGGGGTGCCGTGATCTTGTCACTGATCAAGACACGGGTTTTGTCGTTCCGCGTGGCGACGTCGCCGGGCTTGCCGAAACCATCGCGCGATTATTGCGCGACGCCGCGCTTGCCAAGCGTCTCGGACAAGCGGCACAAGCACACGTGCGCGAGCATTGGACCATCGAAACGACATGGAATGCCTACGAGGCGCTGTACCGTGAAGTGATCTCCAGTTCCGACGTTGGGCATTCCGATTAG